The Oncorhynchus masou masou isolate Uvic2021 chromosome 6, UVic_Omas_1.1, whole genome shotgun sequence genome has a window encoding:
- the wu:fa56d06 gene encoding uncharacterized protein wu:fa56d06 has product MLTFSLLLLALSSLHAAPLRDDVVAPPRGRLQDRKVLVLPWSVPMRDHVVSSPRGRLQDRKVLVLPRSVPVEERRQGTEPSRRFIMDLNTGLVKEHINEMDRRVGLVYVPPSVDEYRQGTENSQKTLVDIRSGRIIKPVGEMERSMIMTPQEPMEVPVPVQRRVGGWVRADVLPWSLSVEERRQGTEPSRRFIMDLNTGLVKEHASEMDRRVAPVYIPSSVDEYRQGTENSQKTLVDIRSGCIIRPVGEMERSMKQILQDERDRFQNVRLVEAEVWSIPLEERRQGTEPSRRFIMNLNTGLVKEHISEMDRRVAPVYTPSSVDEYRQGTENSQKTLMDIRSGRIIRPVGEMERSMKLTPQDDRLVSAKAKTQSEKDCVGEVIDGHCYQFNPTLMTFSEAESSCSILYPHGHLASITNGDLHSRLVSMVTRATKSPILTWLGGVVKDKQSEWTDGSPWGYSDWMPGHPDTQTDKQACLEMFRIDESWWTAVDCELKRASICSFPMAA; this is encoded by the exons ATGTTGACGTTTTCGTTGTTGCTCCTGGCTTTGTCAA GTCTCCATGCTGCCCCACTGAGGGATGATGTAGTGGCACCCCCTAGAGGTAGGCTTCAGGATCGCAAGGTCCTGGTTCTGCCCTGGAGCGTCCCAATGAGGGATCATGTTGTGTCATCCCCTAGAGGTAGACTTCAGGATCGCAAGGTCCTGGTTCTGCCCCGGAGCGTCCCAGTGGAGGAGCGCAGACAGGGAACAGAGCCCTCCAGACGCTTCATCATGGACCTGAACACCGGCCTCGTCAAAGAACATATTAACGAGATGGACAGGAGAGTGGGACTAG tgtacGTTCCTCCCTCTGTGGATGAGTACAGACAGGGAACCGAGAACTCCCAGAAGACTCTGGTGGACATCAGGAGCGGACGCATCATCAAACCTgtcggagagatggagagaagcatgataatgactcctcagg AGCCTATGGaggtcccagtcccagtccagaggagagtgggaggatgGGTGAGGGCTGATGTTCTGCCCTGGAGTCTCTCAGTGGAGGAACGCAGACAGGGAACAGAGCCATCCAGACGCTTCATCATGGACCTGAACACCGGCCTCGTCAAGGAACACGCCAGTGAGATGGACAGGAGAGTGGCACCAG tgtaCATTCCCTCCTCTGTGGATGAGTACAGACAGGGAACCGAGAACTCCCAGAAAACTCTGGTGGACATCAGGAGCGGATGCATCATCAGGcctgttggagagatggagagaagcatGAAACAGATACTTCaggatgagagagacagattccAAA ATGTGAGGCTGGTCGAGGCTGAGGTCTGGAGCATCCCACTAGAGGAACGTAGACAGGGAACAGAGCCCTCCAGGCGATTCATTATGAACCTGAACACCGGCCTCGTCAAGGAACACATCAGTGAGATGGACAGGAGAGTGGCACCAG tgtACACTCCTTCCTCTGTGGATGAgtacagacagggaacagagaaCTCCCAGAAAACTCTGATGGACATCAGGAGCGGACGCATCATCAGGcctgttggagagatggagagaagcatGAAACTGACACCTCAGg aTGACAGGCTGGTGAGTGCTAAGGCTAAGACTCAATCAGAGAAAGATTGTGTTGGTGAGGTCATCGATGGCCACTGCTATCAGTTCAACCCCACACTAATGACCTTCAGTGAGGCAGAG tCCTCCTGCAGCATTCTCTACCCTCACGGACACCTGGCCTCCATAACCAACGGCGACCTGCACTCCCGCCTGGTCTCCATGGTGACCAGGGCCACCAAGAGTCCCATCCTCACCTGGCTGGGTGGAGTCGTGAAG GATAAGCAGTCAGAGTGGACTGACGGGTCCCCCTGGGGCTACAGTGACTGGATGCCCGGtcacccagacacacagacagacaagcaggctTGTCTGGAGATGTTCAGAATTG ATGAGAGCTGGTGGACAGCAGTGGACTGTGAACTGAAGAGAGCTTCCATCTGCTCCTTCCCCATGGCAGCATAA
- the LOC135542758 gene encoding protein SON-like isoform X3: protein MAGNIEQIFRDFVVNKIKEIEDESQDIILTDEGHPNGKTVEGADGINNTQDKAGVANKEEGDVPQKKHKKHKKHKKHKSKKKKRKEERESGSESAADSDGDKAKTGEEDDGRSKRHKRHSGKKKKKKQKKDGDKSNSSSGSESESKPQPGNKESKPQDLPDIIPKLEEKCPEKSSSRCSRSRSGKRRSRSRDRRGRSRSRSGRRRGGYTRSRSRHRRSGSHSRRSGSARRGRRTRSRSLVILKKDRRSRSRSRRRSKSKTRSQSRHREMSSGSPSPSRNDKSKSRSASRDSQPAKKDPSAVLAEDESAVKDENVMVPIDPPALASESSIEGVVNVAAASGGGWKPIPFLGDSSKGEPAVSSQPSECLSPQKCPIPPKVSSGEQHEASTDHQSTSASDPNHSCQPTGEPGESDGPVTSETLDGSVDSLPPKTDAGGGDKVTPQGEELPASPKPQPTSGEAETTEKEGDTSKSRSPSKRKKSRSKSPGQKKRSDAKSSKKRRSRSKSPGRKRKSRSSSPSRKRKSRTPSRRKRSRSKSGTRKKKSRSKSRTRNKRSKSRSPKRKRSKSRSPARRSKRSRSRSGSRRRGRGAFGSHQLSQRDRWKREPSHSPVLILRKKRSPARNNRDTSKSPPRLTELDKDQLLEIAKANAAAMCAKAGIPIPESLRPKAVLQLPLPSPNNPMSFSMPMNMNMPMNMSMNMPMSMTMNAAMASMTAATMTAALASMGSMASMHQMAPLPSITNKPPPGPPQPNMATIEDVKRKVAKQANSISIKEFTDKCKKIVEKGGELALAEPRISDDEDDGKPFGRAALREVKGISFSLNNASVRPSPALVVRSEAAFAKEFPVSSGSQHRKKEGDGGGAYGEWVTVDKKAEKAKAAATKALATAAKETSPGDAPLSAVSVATEEPAVVKESDSVFPEPPLQPVDITQAVGERMKAQKRLAENPYDVSAICMLSRAQEQVDAWAQSNTIPGLFTGSTGATVLSSEELSNSGPQAWIKKGQSL, encoded by the exons ATGGCGGGCAACATCGAGCAAATTTTTCGCGATTTCGTAGTAAATAAGATAAAAGAAATTGAAGATGAGAGTCAAGATATCAT TCTGACAGATGAAGGCCATCCCAATGGTAAAACTGTAGAAGGAGCAGATGGGATCAACAACACACAAG ATAAAGCTGGTGTAGCCAATAAGGAAGAGGGTGATGTCCCACAAAAGAAACACAAGAAGCACAAGAAGCACAAGAAACACAAAAGCAAAAAGAAGAAAcgtaaggaagagagagagagcggctcAGAATCAGCAGCAGACTCTGATGGAGACAAGGCAAAGACTG GGGAAGAGGATGACGGGAGATCCAAGCGGCATAAACGACATTCcgggaagaagaagaaaaaaaagcagAAGAAAGATGGTGACAAGTCCAACAGCTCATCTGGGTCGGAGTCCGAGTCAAAGCCTCAACCCGGGAACAAGGAGAGCAAACCTCAGGATCTGCCTGATATCATCCCTAAACTAGAGGAGAAGTGTCCGGAAAAGTCCTCCTCCAGATGCTCACGGTCTCGTTCAGGCAAGCGCAGGTCCAGAtccagggacaggagagggagatctAGATCAAGGTCCGGTAGAAGACGTGGTGGATACACACGTTCCAGATCACGGCACCGGAGGTCCGGGTCACATTCTAGAAGGTCTGGGTCTGCCAGGAGAGGCAGGAGAACCCGGTCAAGGTCCCTCGTGATCTTGAAGAAAGACAGACGGTCTAGATCGAGATCCAGAAGGCGATCGAAATCTAAGACGAGATCTCAGTCGAGACACCGAGAGATGAGTTCAggatctccctctccttccagaAACGACAAATCCAAATCCAGGTCTGCCTCAAGAGACAGCCAACCGGCCAAGAAGGATCCCTCTGCCGTCCTGGCTGAAGATGAGTCTGCTGTGAAAGACGAAAACGTAATGGTTCCTATCGATCCGCCAGCCCTAGCTTCCGAAAGCAGCATTGAGGGTGTTGTCAATGTGGCCGCCGCCTCTGGAGGAGGGTGGAAGCCAATACCCTTCTTAGGCGACAGCAGTAAGGGAGAGCCAGCCGTTTCCTCCCAGCCCTCAGAATGTCTGTCTCCACAGAAGTGCCCTATTCCTCCCAAGGTGTCTTCAGGTGAGCAACATGAGGCCTCCACTGACCACCAGTCAACGTCAGCCTCTGATCCTAACCACAGCTGCCAGCCAACTGGTGAGCCAGGGGAATCGGATGGACCTGTTACTTCAGAAACCTTGGATGGCTCTGTAGATTCCTTACCCCCCAAAACAGATGCTGGTGGAGGAGACAAGGTGACACCTCAGGGTGAAGAGCTGCCTGCCTCacctaaaccacagccaacatcTGGAGAGGCAGAGACGACAGAGAAGGAAGGAGACACTTCAAAGTCCCGGTCTCCTTCAAAGAGGAAAAAGTCGAGGTCAAAGTCTCCTGGTCAGAAGAAACGCTCTGATGCAAAGTCCTCCAAGAAGAGGAGGTCCAGATCCAAGTCTCCAGGGAGGAAAAGGAAATCGAGGTCCTCGTCGCCAAGCCGCAAGAGGAAGTCCAGGACGCCGTCTCGGAGGAAGAGGTCTCGCTCAAAGTCCGGGACGAGAAAGAAGAAATCACGGTCCAAGTCCAGAACGCGGAACAAGCGCTCGAAGTCTAGGTCACCGAAAAGGAAACGATCCAAGTCACGGTCTCCTGCTCGGAGGTCAAAGAGGTCAAGGTCACGCTCCGGTTCGCGGCGGAGGGGTAGGGGTGCATTCGGCAGCCACCAGCTGAGCCAGAGGGACCGCTGGAAGCGTGAGCCAAGccactccccagtccttatcctCCGCAAGAAGAGGTCTCCGGCACGCAACAACCGCGACACCAGCAAAAGCCCGCCACGACTCACAGAGCTGG ATAAAGACCAGTTACTGGAGATTGCGAAGGCTAATGCAGCCGCCATGTGTGCCAAGGCAGGGATACCCATCCCAGAGAGCCTGCGACCCAAAGCGGTCCTCCAGCTGCCTTTACCCAGCCCCAACAACCCCATGTCCTTCTCCATGCCCATGAATATGAACATGCCCATGAACATGTCTATGAACATGCCTATGAGCATGACCATGAATGCAGCTATGGCTAGCATGACAGCTGCCACAATGACTGCTGCGCTGGCCAGTATGGGATCTATGGCCTCCATGCACCAGATGGCCCCGCTCCCCAGCATCACCAACAAGCCCCCGCCAGGTCCCCCCCAGCCCAACATGGCCACCATCGAGGATGTGAAGAGGAAGGTGGCCAAGCAGGCAAACAGCATCAGCATCAAGGAGTTCACTGAC AAGTGTAAGAAGATtgtggagaagggaggggagctGGCCCTCGCTGAACCCCGTATATCTGACGACGAGGACGACGGCAAACCGTTTGGACGAGCCGCCCTGAGGGAGGTCAAGGGCATCTCCTTCAGCCTCAAT aaCGCATCCGTGCGTCCATCTCCGGCGTTGGTGGTTCGGAGCGAGGCGGCGTTCGCCAAGGAGTTCCCCGTGTCGTCGGGCTCCCAGCACAGGAAGAAGGAGGGCGACGGGGGAGGGGCTTACGGAGAGTGGGTGACCGTTGACAAGAAGGCGGAAAAGGCCAAGGCGGCGGCGACCAAGGCATTGGCAACGGCTGCTAAGGAAACTTCGCCTGGGGATGCGCCTTTGTCTGCGGTGTCCGTGGCAACGGAGGAGCCGGCGGTCGTCAAGGAGAGTGATAGTGTGTTCCCGGAGCCGCCGCTACAG CCTGTAGACATCACCCAGGCAGTCGGTGAGAGGATGAAGGCCCAGAAGCGTCTGGCTGAGAACCCGTACGACGTCAGCGCCATCTGCATGCTCAGCCGTGCTCAGGAacag GTGGATGCATGGGCCCAGTCCAACACCATCCCTGGTCTGTTTACAGGTTCTACTGGAGCAACGGTGCTCAGCTCAGAGGAGCTGTCCAACAGCGGACCACAGGCCTGGATTAAAAAG
- the LOC135542758 gene encoding protein SON-like isoform X2, with amino-acid sequence MAGNIEQIFRDFVVNKIKEIEDESQDIILTDEGHPNGKTVEGADGINNTQDKAGVANKEEGDVPQKKHKKHKKHKKHKSKKKKRKEERESGSESAADSDGDKAKTGEEDDGRSKRHKRHSGKKKKKKQKKDGDKSNSSSGSESESKPQPGNKESKPQDLPDIIPKLEEKCPEKSSSRCSRSRSGKRRSRSRDRRGRSRSRSGRRRGGYTRSRSRHRRSGSHSRRSGSARRGRRTRSRSLVILKKDRRSRSRSRRRSKSKTRSQSRHREMSSGSPSPSRNDKSKSRSASRDSQPAKKDPSAVLAEDESAVKDENVMVPIDPPALASESSIEGVVNVAAASGGGWKPIPFLGDSSKGEPAVSSQPSECLSPQKCPIPPKVSSGEQHEASTDHQSTSASDPNHSCQPTGEPGESDGPVTSETLDGSVDSLPPKTDAGGGDKVTPQGEELPASPKPQPTSGEAETTEKEGDTSKSRSPSKRKKSRSKSPGQKKRSDAKSSKKRRSRSKSPGRKRKSRSSSPSRKRKSRTPSRRKRSRSKSGTRKKKSRSKSRTRNKRSKSRSPKRKRSKSRSPARRSKRSRSRSGSRRRGRGAFGSHQLSQRDRWKREPSHSPVLILRKKRSPARNNRDTSKSPPRLTELDKDQLLEIAKANAAAMCAKAGIPIPESLRPKAVLQLPLPSPNNPMSFSMPMNMNMPMNMSMNMPMSMTMNAAMASMTAATMTAALASMGSMASMHQMAPLPSITNKPPPGPPQPNMATIEDVKRKVAKQANSISIKEFTDKCKKIVEKGGELALAEPRISDDEDDGKPFGRAALREVKGISFSLNNASVRPSPALVVRSEAAFAKEFPVSSGSQHRKKEGDGGGAYGEWVTVDKKAEKAKAAATKALATAAKETSPGDAPLSAVSVATEEPAVVKESDSVFPEPPLQPVDITQAVGERMKAQKRLAENPYDVSAICMLSRAQEQVDAWAQSNTIPGLFTGSTGATVLSSEELSNSGPQAWIKKQVQMQY; translated from the exons ATGGCGGGCAACATCGAGCAAATTTTTCGCGATTTCGTAGTAAATAAGATAAAAGAAATTGAAGATGAGAGTCAAGATATCAT TCTGACAGATGAAGGCCATCCCAATGGTAAAACTGTAGAAGGAGCAGATGGGATCAACAACACACAAG ATAAAGCTGGTGTAGCCAATAAGGAAGAGGGTGATGTCCCACAAAAGAAACACAAGAAGCACAAGAAGCACAAGAAACACAAAAGCAAAAAGAAGAAAcgtaaggaagagagagagagcggctcAGAATCAGCAGCAGACTCTGATGGAGACAAGGCAAAGACTG GGGAAGAGGATGACGGGAGATCCAAGCGGCATAAACGACATTCcgggaagaagaagaaaaaaaagcagAAGAAAGATGGTGACAAGTCCAACAGCTCATCTGGGTCGGAGTCCGAGTCAAAGCCTCAACCCGGGAACAAGGAGAGCAAACCTCAGGATCTGCCTGATATCATCCCTAAACTAGAGGAGAAGTGTCCGGAAAAGTCCTCCTCCAGATGCTCACGGTCTCGTTCAGGCAAGCGCAGGTCCAGAtccagggacaggagagggagatctAGATCAAGGTCCGGTAGAAGACGTGGTGGATACACACGTTCCAGATCACGGCACCGGAGGTCCGGGTCACATTCTAGAAGGTCTGGGTCTGCCAGGAGAGGCAGGAGAACCCGGTCAAGGTCCCTCGTGATCTTGAAGAAAGACAGACGGTCTAGATCGAGATCCAGAAGGCGATCGAAATCTAAGACGAGATCTCAGTCGAGACACCGAGAGATGAGTTCAggatctccctctccttccagaAACGACAAATCCAAATCCAGGTCTGCCTCAAGAGACAGCCAACCGGCCAAGAAGGATCCCTCTGCCGTCCTGGCTGAAGATGAGTCTGCTGTGAAAGACGAAAACGTAATGGTTCCTATCGATCCGCCAGCCCTAGCTTCCGAAAGCAGCATTGAGGGTGTTGTCAATGTGGCCGCCGCCTCTGGAGGAGGGTGGAAGCCAATACCCTTCTTAGGCGACAGCAGTAAGGGAGAGCCAGCCGTTTCCTCCCAGCCCTCAGAATGTCTGTCTCCACAGAAGTGCCCTATTCCTCCCAAGGTGTCTTCAGGTGAGCAACATGAGGCCTCCACTGACCACCAGTCAACGTCAGCCTCTGATCCTAACCACAGCTGCCAGCCAACTGGTGAGCCAGGGGAATCGGATGGACCTGTTACTTCAGAAACCTTGGATGGCTCTGTAGATTCCTTACCCCCCAAAACAGATGCTGGTGGAGGAGACAAGGTGACACCTCAGGGTGAAGAGCTGCCTGCCTCacctaaaccacagccaacatcTGGAGAGGCAGAGACGACAGAGAAGGAAGGAGACACTTCAAAGTCCCGGTCTCCTTCAAAGAGGAAAAAGTCGAGGTCAAAGTCTCCTGGTCAGAAGAAACGCTCTGATGCAAAGTCCTCCAAGAAGAGGAGGTCCAGATCCAAGTCTCCAGGGAGGAAAAGGAAATCGAGGTCCTCGTCGCCAAGCCGCAAGAGGAAGTCCAGGACGCCGTCTCGGAGGAAGAGGTCTCGCTCAAAGTCCGGGACGAGAAAGAAGAAATCACGGTCCAAGTCCAGAACGCGGAACAAGCGCTCGAAGTCTAGGTCACCGAAAAGGAAACGATCCAAGTCACGGTCTCCTGCTCGGAGGTCAAAGAGGTCAAGGTCACGCTCCGGTTCGCGGCGGAGGGGTAGGGGTGCATTCGGCAGCCACCAGCTGAGCCAGAGGGACCGCTGGAAGCGTGAGCCAAGccactccccagtccttatcctCCGCAAGAAGAGGTCTCCGGCACGCAACAACCGCGACACCAGCAAAAGCCCGCCACGACTCACAGAGCTGG ATAAAGACCAGTTACTGGAGATTGCGAAGGCTAATGCAGCCGCCATGTGTGCCAAGGCAGGGATACCCATCCCAGAGAGCCTGCGACCCAAAGCGGTCCTCCAGCTGCCTTTACCCAGCCCCAACAACCCCATGTCCTTCTCCATGCCCATGAATATGAACATGCCCATGAACATGTCTATGAACATGCCTATGAGCATGACCATGAATGCAGCTATGGCTAGCATGACAGCTGCCACAATGACTGCTGCGCTGGCCAGTATGGGATCTATGGCCTCCATGCACCAGATGGCCCCGCTCCCCAGCATCACCAACAAGCCCCCGCCAGGTCCCCCCCAGCCCAACATGGCCACCATCGAGGATGTGAAGAGGAAGGTGGCCAAGCAGGCAAACAGCATCAGCATCAAGGAGTTCACTGAC AAGTGTAAGAAGATtgtggagaagggaggggagctGGCCCTCGCTGAACCCCGTATATCTGACGACGAGGACGACGGCAAACCGTTTGGACGAGCCGCCCTGAGGGAGGTCAAGGGCATCTCCTTCAGCCTCAAT aaCGCATCCGTGCGTCCATCTCCGGCGTTGGTGGTTCGGAGCGAGGCGGCGTTCGCCAAGGAGTTCCCCGTGTCGTCGGGCTCCCAGCACAGGAAGAAGGAGGGCGACGGGGGAGGGGCTTACGGAGAGTGGGTGACCGTTGACAAGAAGGCGGAAAAGGCCAAGGCGGCGGCGACCAAGGCATTGGCAACGGCTGCTAAGGAAACTTCGCCTGGGGATGCGCCTTTGTCTGCGGTGTCCGTGGCAACGGAGGAGCCGGCGGTCGTCAAGGAGAGTGATAGTGTGTTCCCGGAGCCGCCGCTACAG CCTGTAGACATCACCCAGGCAGTCGGTGAGAGGATGAAGGCCCAGAAGCGTCTGGCTGAGAACCCGTACGACGTCAGCGCCATCTGCATGCTCAGCCGTGCTCAGGAacag GTGGATGCATGGGCCCAGTCCAACACCATCCCTGGTCTGTTTACAGGTTCTACTGGAGCAACGGTGCTCAGCTCAGAGGAGCTGTCCAACAGCGGACCACAGGCCTGGATTAAAAAG
- the LOC135542760 gene encoding adrenodoxin-like, giving the protein MALMTSARRLFHVSFRENSLRRAEALILATNTTSWNLSLAGQRMACIRVRDFSTNTQPLRADNKVTVHFTNRDGEKISVKGSPGDSLLDVIIDQDLDFDGFGACEGTLACSTCHLIFEEDVYNKLGPITDEEMDMLDLAYGLTDTSRLGCQICLTRSLEGMTARVPESVADIRQSGDGSS; this is encoded by the exons ATGGCTCTGATGACATCGGCAAGAAGACTATTTCATGTTTCGTTCCGAGAAAATTCTCTACGACGAGCAGAAGCACTTATTTTAGCAACAAACACAACGTCGTGGAACTTATCATTGGCCGGCCAGAGAATGGCCTGTATTCGTGTAAGGGATTTTAGCACCAACACACAACCTCTTAG AGCTGACAATAAGGTGACGGTCCACTTCACCAATCGAGATGGAGAGAAGATCTCTGTCAAAGGCTCTCCTGGAGACTCTCTCCTAGATGTCATTATCGACCAGGACCTCGATTTTGATGGGTTCG gtgcATGTGAGGGGACACTGGCCTGTTCTACCTGTCACCTGATCTTTGAGGAAGACGTGTATAATAAGCTGGGCCCCATTACTGACGAGGAGATGGATATGCTGGACCTGGCCTACGGACTCACAGACac gtcCCGCCTGGGTTGCCAGATCTGCCTGACCAGGTCCCTGGAAGGCATGACAGCGAGGGTGCCTGAGAGTGTGGCAGACATCCGACAGAGTGGAGACGGGTCCTCATAA